From Gigantopelta aegis isolate Gae_Host chromosome 11, Gae_host_genome, whole genome shotgun sequence, the proteins below share one genomic window:
- the LOC121385103 gene encoding uncharacterized protein LOC121385103, protein MEMDRPAHFAKHLHHFCSNTKVCPRLWGKEVADPQSQDNSVLFTYAGYQNLADDEAKKSFTYDNEVALCYSECEDLFSKPSYIGLQGSKCFCLDSAQPTTENTAQDRCWGNSQEYCGTTHGMSVYKVEFFQKPFLQWNFNDNGLCGYMMGSKFLWLMVATTQNCQQEKGHICKCNSNNNVCFYENDISWTAANTSCSLAKLTSSNYNRIYKHVDDSEYWIGLHRHRYVGWISGEGIMVIPYANETGCLWVESENGTLFWGVSPCVTEYKYVCNERETGSS, encoded by the exons ATGGAGATGGAcag gccagctcattttgctaaACATCTCCATCATTTTTGCTCGAATACGAAGGTTTGCCCCAGACTGTGGGGGAAGGAGGTTGCTGATCCCCAATCTC AAGATAACAGTGTTCTGTTTACCTATGCGGGCTATCAAAACCTTGCCGACGATGAAGCGAAGAAATCATTTACTTATGACAATGAAGTAGCATTGTGCTATTCTGAATGTGAAGATCTGTTCTCAAAGCCAAGTTATATTGGACTTCAG GGATCGAAATGTTTTTGTCTTGACTCTGCGCAACCCACAACAGAGAACACTGCGCAGGACCGGTGCTGGGGTAACTCTCAGGAATACTGCGGTACCACACATGGGATGAGTGTTTACAAAGTCG AATTTTTTCAAAAGCCATTTTTGCAATGGAACTTTAATGACAATGGTTTATGTGGATACATGATGGGATCAAAATTTCTTTGGTTGATGGTTGCTACAACACAAAACTGCCAGCAAGAAAAAGGACACatttgtaaat GTAACAGCAataacaatgtttgtttttatgagaACGATATTAGTTGGACAGCTGCAAACACGAGCTGCTCTCTTGCTAAATTAACCTCGTCCAATTACAACAGAATCTACAAACATGTTGACGACTCCGAGTACTGGATTGGATTACATCGTCATCGTTACGTTGGATGGATTTCCG gtGAGGGCATTATGGTTATACCCTATGCAAATGAGACAGGCTGTCTATGGGTCGAATCTGAAAATGGTACTCTATTTTGGGGAGTTTCACCGTGTGTAACAGAGtacaaatatgtttgtaatgAACGCGAGACTG